The following coding sequences lie in one Heyndrickxia oleronia genomic window:
- the tagD gene encoding glycerol-3-phosphate cytidylyltransferase — MRKVITYGTFDLLHWGHINLLKRAKDLGDYLIVGLSTDEFNDVKSKKSYHSYENRKLILESIRYVDEVIPENMWEQKVQDVRTHDVDVFVMGDDWKGKFDFLNEHCEVVYLPRTLGISTTKIKKDLFSIKNG; from the coding sequence ATGAGGAAAGTCATCACATATGGAACCTTTGATTTGCTTCATTGGGGGCATATCAACTTATTGAAAAGAGCAAAAGATTTAGGAGATTATTTAATCGTAGGGTTATCTACAGATGAATTCAACGATGTGAAAAGTAAAAAATCTTACCATTCATATGAAAATCGTAAATTAATTTTGGAATCAATTCGTTATGTGGATGAGGTTATTCCAGAAAACATGTGGGAACAAAAGGTGCAAGATGTCCGGACACATGATGTTGATGTATTTGTTATGGGAGACGATTGGAAAGGAAAATTTGATTTTTTAAACGAGCATTGTGAGGTAGTTTATTTACCACGAACATTAGGAATATCTACAACCAAAATAAAAAAGGATTTATTTTCTATCAAAAATGGTTAG
- the uvrA gene encoding excinuclease ABC subunit UvrA encodes MAQDKIIVQGARAHNLKNIDVTIPRDQLVVLTGLSGSGKSSLAFDTIYAEGQRRYVESLSAYARQFLGQMDKPDVDIIEGLSPAISIDQKTTSRNPRSTVGTVTEIYDYLRLLFARIGRPICPIHGIEISSQTIEQMVDRIMEYPQRTKLQVLAPIVSGRKGAHVKVLEDIKKQGFVRVRVDGEMLDLGEEISLEKNKKHSIEVVIDRIVIKEEIASRLADSLETALKLADGKVIIDVIGEEELLFSEHLACPHCGFSVDKLEPRMFSFNSPFGACPDCDGLGTKLEVERELIIPNPELSLKEHAIAPWEPVSSQYYPQLLEAVCNHFGIDMDVPVKDLPEHQLNKILYGAGEESIYFRYENDFGQIREGNVKFEGVVRNVERRYRETSSDFIREQMEKYMGHQACPKCKGYRLKEETLAVKINNMHIGEMTELSIENADKLFTELDLTEKERTIANLVLREIRERLGFLINVGLDYLTLSRAAGTLSGGEAQRIRLATQIGSRLTGVLYILDEPSIGLHQRDNDRLIQTLQNMRDIGNTLIVVEHDEDTMLAADYLIDIGPGAGVHGGEIVSAGTPEEVMNDPHSLTGQYLSGKKFIPLPIERRKPDGRFIEIKGAKENNLKNISVKFPLGSFVAVTGVSGSGKSTLVNEVLHKTLAQKLNRAKSKPGEHKEIKGIDYLEKVIDIDQSPIGRTPRSNPATYTGVFDDIRDVFAATNEAKIRGYKKGRFSFNVKGGRCEACRGDGIIKIEMHFLPDVYVPCEVCHGKRYNRETLEVKYKGKNIADILNMTVEDSVEFFENIPKIKRKLQTILDVGLGYIQLGQPATTLSGGEAQRVKLASELHRRSNGKSLYILDEPTTGLHVDDISRLLEVLQRLVDNGDTVLVIEHNLDVIKTADYLIDLGPEGGAKGGTIVGTGTPEKIAENPESYTGKYLKPILDRDRLRMKKKINETVNI; translated from the coding sequence ATGGCACAAGATAAAATTATTGTTCAAGGGGCAAGGGCACACAATCTAAAAAATATTGATGTCACTATACCTAGAGATCAATTAGTCGTTTTAACCGGTTTATCGGGGTCTGGGAAATCCTCTTTAGCATTCGATACGATCTATGCAGAAGGGCAGAGAAGATATGTCGAATCATTATCCGCTTATGCTAGACAGTTTCTAGGACAAATGGATAAGCCTGATGTCGATATCATTGAGGGCTTATCTCCTGCCATTTCCATCGATCAAAAAACAACAAGCAGGAACCCTCGTTCCACGGTTGGAACGGTTACTGAAATATATGATTATTTACGATTACTCTTTGCAAGAATTGGGAGACCGATATGTCCGATTCACGGGATAGAAATAAGTTCACAAACCATTGAACAAATGGTAGATCGAATTATGGAATATCCGCAAAGAACAAAGCTTCAAGTCCTTGCTCCAATCGTTTCTGGACGAAAAGGAGCCCATGTAAAGGTGCTCGAAGATATTAAAAAGCAAGGGTTTGTTCGTGTAAGGGTTGACGGTGAAATGCTTGATTTAGGGGAAGAAATTTCACTTGAGAAAAATAAAAAACATTCCATTGAAGTCGTTATTGATCGGATTGTCATAAAAGAGGAAATAGCCTCTCGCTTAGCAGATTCCCTTGAGACTGCTCTAAAATTGGCTGATGGAAAAGTTATCATTGATGTGATTGGAGAAGAGGAATTATTATTCAGTGAGCACTTAGCATGTCCACATTGTGGCTTTTCCGTAGATAAATTAGAGCCACGAATGTTTTCTTTTAATAGTCCATTCGGTGCTTGCCCAGATTGTGATGGACTTGGAACAAAATTAGAGGTGGAACGTGAGTTAATTATTCCAAATCCCGAGCTTTCATTGAAGGAGCATGCCATTGCGCCTTGGGAACCGGTTAGTTCGCAATATTATCCCCAACTTCTAGAAGCGGTATGTAATCACTTTGGAATTGATATGGATGTGCCGGTAAAAGATCTTCCAGAACATCAATTGAATAAAATATTATATGGCGCGGGAGAGGAATCCATTTACTTCCGTTATGAAAATGATTTTGGTCAGATTCGTGAAGGCAATGTGAAATTCGAGGGTGTGGTTCGAAATGTAGAGAGACGCTACCGCGAAACAAGCTCGGATTTTATACGTGAGCAAATGGAAAAATATATGGGCCACCAAGCGTGTCCAAAATGTAAAGGGTACCGATTGAAAGAGGAAACCCTTGCTGTGAAAATAAATAATATGCATATCGGTGAAATGACTGAGCTATCGATTGAGAATGCAGATAAATTATTTACAGAGTTGGATCTAACAGAAAAGGAACGTACAATTGCCAATCTCGTTCTCCGTGAAATACGTGAGCGTCTGGGGTTCTTAATCAATGTGGGGCTTGATTACCTCACTTTATCAAGAGCTGCTGGAACATTATCGGGCGGTGAAGCGCAACGAATTCGTTTGGCTACGCAAATTGGTTCAAGATTGACTGGTGTTCTTTATATATTGGATGAACCTTCAATTGGCTTACATCAAAGGGATAATGATCGTTTAATACAAACACTTCAAAATATGAGGGATATAGGAAATACGTTAATCGTAGTTGAGCATGATGAGGATACGATGCTAGCAGCCGATTATTTAATTGATATTGGTCCAGGAGCAGGTGTACATGGTGGGGAAATTGTTTCTGCAGGTACACCAGAAGAAGTGATGAATGATCCTCATTCTTTAACTGGTCAATATTTATCCGGCAAAAAATTTATTCCATTGCCTATTGAAAGACGTAAGCCAGATGGACGATTTATTGAGATTAAAGGTGCTAAGGAAAATAATTTAAAAAATATAAGTGTAAAATTTCCATTAGGTAGTTTTGTTGCTGTTACAGGAGTTTCCGGTTCAGGAAAAAGTACACTTGTTAATGAGGTTTTGCATAAGACTTTAGCACAAAAGCTGAATCGTGCAAAATCAAAACCAGGAGAACACAAGGAGATTAAAGGAATCGATTATTTGGAAAAGGTAATTGATATTGATCAATCCCCAATCGGACGAACTCCAAGGTCAAACCCTGCCACCTATACAGGGGTATTTGATGATATCCGTGATGTCTTTGCCGCAACAAATGAGGCAAAAATTCGAGGTTATAAAAAAGGAAGATTTAGTTTTAATGTAAAAGGCGGTCGCTGCGAAGCATGCCGTGGAGATGGGATCATTAAAATTGAAATGCACTTCCTGCCAGATGTGTATGTTCCATGTGAGGTCTGTCATGGTAAACGTTATAATCGAGAAACATTAGAAGTGAAATATAAAGGTAAAAATATTGCAGATATATTAAATATGACTGTAGAAGATTCGGTTGAGTTTTTTGAAAATATCCCGAAAATTAAACGTAAGTTACAGACTATTTTAGATGTAGGACTAGGTTATATTCAACTTGGCCAACCAGCTACCACATTGTCTGGTGGAGAAGCTCAACGTGTGAAATTAGCTTCAGAACTACATCGTCGATCAAACGGAAAATCACTCTACATTTTAGATGAACCAACGACAGGATTACATGTTGATGACATTTCAAGATTATTAGAAGTACTACAACGACTTGTAGATAATGGAGATACCGTACTAGTTATTGAACATAACTTAGATGTTATTAAAACAGCTGATTACTTAATTGATCTTGGACCTGAAGGAGGAGCAAAAGGTGGTACCATTGTAGGAACGGGAACACCTGAAAAAATCGCTGAAAATCCTGAATCTTATACAGGAAAATATTTAAAACCAATCCTCGATAGAGATCGACTAAGAATGAAGAAAAAAATTAATGAAACTGTAAATATTTAA
- a CDS encoding CDP-glycerol glycerophosphotransferase family protein, with protein MNVQGSLKSTLKQLGYADDQLVVQILVPVEKMATMQECYLLLIERQTEQVKSFPLRKISEQDQFVLVVGNIRKEEIFTGDLYWDLYVGTLAEGQQEKFRVHSDYSELETLFSVDSEQERVFIPYTTNKGNVSIKLTDLEMITHVDHTELSEEGILSLSGFAIYPDKDRLVEKLEKKIVIKSNDDEFETNLVPKSVERKDLTEKYGHDDWNFDHAGFNIDIDLKKFFGHFHTNQSLKIYVEYTYYGENRSQVFLSNPLKYPVSEKKYAAQLNIIKTDHAKKKIRLSRSKKAKYLTISIGDYQLKQEIKSKIRRKIIQIRRHPLTKKMYQTAFKWIGYLPRKKNVIVFESFLGKQYSDNPRALYEYLKGKYPHYKMYWSANKKFVHNFEGRDLQYIRRFSVKWLFTLAQAKYWVTNSRMPLWIPKPRNTVYLQTWHGTPLKRLASDMDEVHMPGTSTQKYKANFIKEASNWDYLVSPNEYSSEIFRRAFQFDKVMIESGYPRNDFLLNSNNKETMIDLKKRFGIPLDRKVLLYAPTWRDDQFYGKGKYKFDLDLDLSLLRNELGEEYVVILRMHYLVAENFDLSPYEGFAFDFSNHEDIRELYLIADLLITDYSSVFFDYGNLRRPMIFYVYDIESYRDKLRGFYFDFGQNAPGPLVKTTEEVIAEIKKVETEGFTLPPSFEPFYQKFCYLESGQSSKKVVETVFGK; from the coding sequence ATGAATGTACAAGGTTCTCTTAAAAGTACACTCAAACAACTAGGATATGCTGATGATCAATTGGTTGTACAAATACTTGTCCCTGTTGAAAAAATGGCAACGATGCAGGAATGCTATTTACTTTTAATCGAAAGACAAACTGAGCAAGTGAAAAGTTTTCCCTTACGTAAAATAAGTGAACAGGATCAGTTTGTACTAGTTGTGGGAAATATTAGAAAAGAGGAAATCTTCACTGGCGATTTGTATTGGGATTTATATGTGGGAACACTAGCTGAGGGGCAGCAGGAAAAATTTAGAGTTCACAGTGATTATTCTGAGCTTGAAACTCTGTTTTCAGTAGATTCTGAACAAGAAAGAGTGTTTATTCCCTACACAACTAATAAAGGAAATGTGTCTATTAAACTTACTGATTTAGAAATGATAACACATGTTGACCATACAGAATTATCAGAAGAAGGAATCCTCTCTCTTAGTGGATTTGCCATCTATCCAGATAAAGATAGGTTAGTAGAAAAACTAGAGAAGAAAATAGTTATCAAAAGCAATGATGATGAATTTGAAACAAATTTAGTCCCTAAATCGGTTGAGAGAAAGGACTTAACAGAAAAATACGGACATGATGATTGGAACTTTGATCATGCGGGCTTTAACATTGATATTGACCTAAAGAAGTTTTTTGGACATTTTCACACGAATCAGTCCTTAAAAATCTATGTGGAGTATACATATTATGGAGAAAACCGTTCACAAGTCTTTCTAAGTAATCCGTTAAAATATCCTGTTTCTGAGAAAAAATATGCAGCTCAACTAAATATTATTAAAACAGATCATGCGAAGAAAAAAATTCGATTAAGCCGTTCCAAAAAAGCAAAGTATTTGACCATATCCATTGGGGATTATCAGCTGAAGCAAGAAATCAAATCAAAGATTAGAAGGAAGATCATTCAAATACGCCGTCATCCTCTTACAAAGAAAATGTATCAAACAGCTTTTAAATGGATTGGTTATCTTCCGAGAAAAAAGAATGTCATTGTATTTGAAAGCTTTTTAGGAAAACAATATAGCGATAATCCACGTGCTTTATATGAGTACTTAAAGGGAAAATATCCGCATTATAAAATGTATTGGAGTGCAAATAAAAAGTTTGTTCATAATTTTGAGGGAAGAGATCTTCAGTATATAAGAAGATTTTCGGTAAAATGGCTCTTTACTCTCGCGCAAGCGAAATACTGGGTAACGAATAGCCGTATGCCATTATGGATACCTAAGCCAAGAAACACCGTTTACTTACAAACATGGCATGGAACACCACTTAAACGTTTGGCATCGGATATGGATGAAGTGCATATGCCAGGTACGTCTACACAAAAATACAAGGCAAACTTTATTAAAGAAGCGAGCAATTGGGATTACCTTGTTTCACCAAATGAATATTCATCCGAAATTTTCCGGAGAGCCTTTCAATTTGATAAAGTAATGATAGAATCAGGCTATCCGAGAAATGACTTTTTACTGAACAGTAATAATAAAGAAACAATGATTGATTTGAAAAAGCGTTTCGGTATTCCATTGGATAGAAAAGTTCTTTTATATGCACCGACCTGGCGAGATGATCAGTTTTACGGCAAAGGAAAATATAAATTTGATTTAGATCTCGATTTATCATTATTAAGAAATGAACTTGGGGAAGAGTATGTCGTTATTTTACGTATGCATTATTTAGTAGCGGAAAATTTCGATTTGTCACCTTATGAAGGGTTTGCTTTTGATTTTTCTAATCATGAAGATATACGGGAATTATATTTAATTGCGGATTTATTAATTACTGATTATTCCTCTGTATTTTTTGATTATGGCAATTTGAGACGACCGATGATTTTTTATGTCTATGATATAGAGTCTTATCGGGATAAACTCCGTGGGTTTTATTTTGATTTTGGACAGAATGCACCAGGTCCACTTGTAAAAACGACCGAGGAAGTCATTGCTGAAATTAAAAAGGTTGAAACAGAAGGCTTTACACTTCCTCCATCATTTGAACCTTTTTACCAGAAGTTTTGCTACTTAGAAAGCGGGCAGTCCTCGAAAAAAGTAGTTGAAACGGTATTTGGAAAATAA
- the uvrB gene encoding excinuclease ABC subunit UvrB, whose amino-acid sequence MNDQFELVSKYKPQGDQPEAIRKIVEGIHNGKKHQTLLGATGTGKTFTISNVIQEVNKPTLIIAHNKTLAGQLYSEFKEFFPNNAVEYFVSYYDYFQPEAYVPQTDTYIEKDSSINDEIDKLRHSATSSLFERKDVIIIASVSCIYGLGNPEEYREMVLSLRTGMEVERNQLLRKLVDIQFARNDIEFQRGTFRVRGDVVEIFPASKDEHCIRVEFFGDEIDRIREVDALTGEIIGEREHVAIFPASHFVTREEKMRVAIENIEKELEVRLKELRENNRLLEAQRLEQRTNYDLEMMREMGFCSGIENYSRHLTLRPAGSTPYTLLDYFPEDFLIVVDESHVTLPQIRGMYNGDQARKQVLVDHGFRLPSALDNRPLRFEEFESHVNQIVYVSATPGPYELDHTPEMVEQIIRPTGLLDPTIEVRPIEGQIDDLLGEINERVKRNERVLITTLTKKMSEDLTDYLKEVGIKVQYLHSEVKTLERIEIIRELRLGKYDVLVGINLLREGLDIPEVSLVTILDADKEGFLRSERSLIQTIGRAARNSNGQVIMYADKITDSMAKAIEETKRRRAVQEEYNLRHGITPQTIQKDIRDVIRATRAAEDQEEYVATAKTPKLTKKEKEKLIEQLEHDMKEAAKALDFERAAQLRDTLLELKAEG is encoded by the coding sequence TTGAACGATCAGTTTGAATTAGTTTCTAAGTATAAGCCTCAAGGGGACCAACCAGAAGCCATTCGAAAAATTGTTGAAGGCATACATAATGGTAAAAAGCATCAGACCCTATTAGGGGCAACTGGAACTGGAAAAACATTTACGATTTCTAATGTAATACAAGAAGTAAATAAGCCAACATTAATTATTGCTCATAATAAGACATTAGCAGGACAATTATATAGTGAGTTTAAAGAATTCTTTCCAAATAATGCAGTTGAATATTTTGTGAGCTACTACGATTACTTCCAACCGGAAGCGTATGTCCCACAAACGGATACCTATATTGAAAAAGACTCAAGTATTAATGATGAAATTGATAAATTACGCCACTCAGCTACCTCTTCACTATTTGAACGAAAAGATGTCATCATTATTGCGAGTGTTTCCTGTATCTATGGTTTAGGTAATCCAGAGGAATATCGAGAAATGGTTCTTTCCCTTCGGACCGGGATGGAAGTCGAACGCAATCAGCTTCTTCGTAAACTTGTAGATATTCAGTTTGCAAGGAATGATATTGAGTTTCAGCGAGGTACATTCCGGGTTAGAGGCGATGTAGTAGAAATTTTTCCAGCTTCAAAAGATGAACATTGTATTCGAGTAGAATTTTTCGGAGATGAAATAGATCGGATTCGTGAAGTGGATGCCTTAACAGGTGAGATTATTGGAGAACGTGAACATGTAGCCATCTTCCCAGCGTCCCACTTCGTCACAAGAGAAGAGAAAATGCGGGTTGCAATTGAGAACATTGAAAAGGAATTAGAAGTGCGCTTAAAGGAATTAAGGGAAAATAATCGATTACTAGAAGCCCAGAGACTTGAGCAGCGTACGAACTATGATTTAGAAATGATGCGTGAAATGGGGTTTTGTTCTGGCATTGAAAACTATTCACGTCATCTAACACTTCGCCCTGCTGGCTCTACACCTTATACGCTACTAGACTATTTCCCTGAGGATTTCTTAATTGTTGTAGATGAATCTCATGTAACCCTTCCACAAATTCGTGGAATGTATAATGGTGACCAGGCGAGAAAACAGGTTCTTGTTGATCATGGATTTCGTTTGCCTTCTGCATTAGACAATCGACCTTTAAGGTTTGAAGAATTTGAGTCACATGTAAATCAAATTGTATATGTTTCTGCTACACCAGGTCCCTATGAATTGGATCATACTCCTGAAATGGTTGAACAAATCATTCGTCCAACAGGTTTACTTGATCCGACAATTGAGGTACGTCCAATCGAAGGACAGATTGATGATTTATTAGGTGAAATAAATGAGAGAGTAAAACGTAATGAAAGAGTACTTATTACGACATTAACGAAAAAGATGTCTGAGGACTTAACAGACTATTTAAAGGAAGTTGGTATAAAGGTTCAGTATCTTCATTCAGAAGTGAAGACATTAGAGAGAATTGAAATTATTCGTGAGCTTCGACTAGGAAAATATGATGTTCTAGTTGGAATAAATCTGCTGCGCGAAGGCTTGGATATTCCAGAAGTTTCATTAGTAACCATATTAGATGCGGATAAAGAAGGATTTCTGCGCTCAGAGCGTTCACTTATCCAAACAATTGGCCGTGCTGCACGTAATTCCAATGGTCAAGTTATTATGTATGCTGACAAGATAACGGATTCGATGGCAAAAGCGATTGAAGAAACAAAACGTCGTCGAGCAGTACAAGAAGAGTATAATCTTCGACACGGTATAACACCACAAACAATCCAGAAGGATATCCGTGATGTTATTCGGGCAACACGAGCAGCAGAGGATCAAGAAGAATATGTCGCAACAGCCAAAACGCCAAAATTAACAAAAAAAGAGAAAGAAAAACTTATCGAGCAGTTGGAGCATGACATGAAGGAAGCGGCAAAAGCCCTCGACTTTGAACGAGCAGCACAACTTCGTGATACATTATTAGAACTGAAAGCGGAAGGATGA
- a CDS encoding ABC transporter permease, whose product MRSIITIIKEQIKSFYLVRRLSVYELKSANRNHYLGIMWEIINPMIQISIYWFVFGFGIFHSNGRGNVEMGDEWIPYFPWMLSGIVVWFFVNQAITQGSKSIYTRIKMISKMSFPMSVIPTYVIFAKFYQHLMLLGVILVMFQFLGYPINIHYVQLPYFIIATVIFLVTLSLITSTLTTIVRDFQMLITSTVRILIYLSPILWPPYHMQPAIIQTIMKLNPIYYLVEGYRASILGLSWYPIDHWQYTLYFWVVIFILLFIGSILHIKFRDRFVDFL is encoded by the coding sequence ATGCGTTCGATAATCACTATTATTAAAGAACAAATAAAAAGCTTTTATTTAGTTAGACGTTTGTCTGTGTATGAATTAAAAAGTGCGAATCGTAATCATTATTTAGGAATAATGTGGGAAATTATTAATCCAATGATTCAAATATCCATTTACTGGTTTGTATTTGGATTTGGTATTTTTCATAGTAACGGTCGTGGAAACGTGGAAATGGGAGATGAATGGATTCCCTATTTTCCGTGGATGTTATCAGGGATTGTTGTATGGTTTTTTGTCAATCAGGCAATCACTCAGGGTTCAAAGTCCATTTATACCCGAATTAAAATGATTTCAAAAATGAGTTTTCCTATGAGCGTAATTCCTACGTATGTGATATTTGCTAAGTTTTATCAACATTTAATGCTACTTGGAGTCATCCTTGTAATGTTTCAATTTCTTGGGTACCCTATTAATATTCATTATGTACAGCTACCGTATTTTATAATAGCAACCGTTATTTTTTTAGTTACCCTATCACTCATTACATCAACATTAACGACAATTGTAAGAGATTTTCAAATGCTTATTACGTCAACGGTAAGAATTTTAATTTATTTATCGCCAATATTATGGCCACCTTACCATATGCAACCAGCGATCATACAAACAATTATGAAGCTTAATCCAATCTACTATTTAGTAGAGGGATATCGTGCTTCAATACTAGGTTTATCTTGGTACCCTATTGATCATTGGCAATATACACTTTATTTCTGGGTGGTTATATTTATTCTTCTATTCATAGGTTCGATTTTACACATTAAATTTAGAGATCGTTTTGTTGATTTTCTATAA
- the tagH gene encoding teichoic acids export ABC transporter ATP-binding subunit TagH, with translation MSHSVVFEHVVKKYKMYKKNSEKLLDILFPDGYGENFYALQNISFTADRGDVIGVIGVNGAGKSTLSNLITGVIPPTSGKIEIVGQASLIAINSGLNNQLTGRENIELKCLMLGFNKKEIRALMPEIIDFADIGKFIDQPVKSYSSGMKSRLGFAISVNIDPDILVIDEALSVGDQTFADKCLDKMNEFKEKGKTIFFISHSIGQVKKFCQKALWLEAGEVKAYGTIKEIIPQYEKFLKEYKAMTKEEQRNFKQLVLEKRSKLAANK, from the coding sequence ATGAGTCATTCCGTAGTTTTTGAACATGTAGTGAAAAAATACAAGATGTATAAAAAAAATTCAGAGAAACTATTGGATATTCTCTTTCCAGATGGTTATGGTGAAAATTTCTATGCCCTACAAAATATCAGCTTTACAGCTGATCGAGGGGATGTCATAGGAGTTATTGGTGTGAATGGAGCGGGGAAATCGACCTTATCTAATTTGATAACTGGGGTTATTCCCCCTACCTCTGGAAAAATTGAAATTGTTGGTCAAGCATCCTTAATTGCAATTAATTCTGGTTTAAATAATCAACTGACAGGGCGAGAAAATATTGAACTCAAATGTTTAATGCTTGGATTTAATAAAAAAGAGATCCGAGCATTAATGCCAGAAATAATTGACTTTGCGGATATCGGTAAATTTATTGACCAACCAGTAAAAAGCTATTCAAGTGGAATGAAATCGCGACTAGGATTTGCTATTTCAGTTAATATTGACCCGGATATTCTTGTGATTGATGAAGCATTATCAGTAGGTGATCAAACCTTCGCTGATAAATGTTTAGATAAAATGAATGAGTTTAAGGAAAAAGGAAAAACAATTTTCTTCATCAGCCATTCAATAGGACAGGTGAAAAAATTTTGTCAAAAGGCTCTCTGGCTTGAAGCAGGTGAAGTAAAGGCATACGGAACAATTAAAGAAATCATTCCTCAATATGAAAAATTTCTAAAAGAATACAAAGCAATGACGAAAGAAGAGCAAAGGAATTTTAAGCAATTAGTATTGGAGAAGCGAAGTAAACTAGCTGCGAATAAATAA
- a CDS encoding DUF4870 domain-containing protein — MDSTNKVLAALCYFSLFFAGFIFPLIVYFVSNEKEVKRHAVSAIISHIIPVIFIPIVILSVLFDIGVLSIGGFPVFFIGFFLLFGVISLFIVIWNIYRGVKVLL, encoded by the coding sequence ATGGATTCTACAAATAAAGTACTTGCTGCTTTATGTTATTTTAGTCTTTTTTTTGCGGGTTTTATATTTCCCCTTATTGTCTATTTTGTCAGTAATGAAAAAGAAGTCAAAAGGCATGCAGTGAGTGCGATCATTTCGCATATTATTCCGGTAATTTTTATTCCAATCGTTATATTGTCAGTGCTATTTGATATAGGGGTTTTATCAATCGGAGGGTTTCCTGTATTTTTTATTGGTTTCTTTCTGCTATTTGGAGTCATCAGTTTATTTATTGTAATATGGAATATTTATCGAGGTGTTAAGGTATTACTTTAA
- a CDS encoding CDP-glycerol glycerophosphotransferase family protein, producing the protein MKQKITFIVSFSQNSLFIYEELKRRKVPLKIVFLCEPSCYEDVKERIDGDALLLKNQNVFKMAKGIYHLATSKFIIIDNYFAFLSTVKFKDEAQCIQLWHAAGAIKTFGFRDHSIKSRTNSANRRFTKVYQQFHKIVVGSDLMASIFMEAFKLTEDHIIRTGIPRTDFFYQIKEQEKRKKEWMHSHPFLKNKKVILYAPTFRDGNVKHFEKILDINYLYHSLGEEYVILIKLHPTVQEKLDFDYDLYKGFIYDFSYYKDVNDILLITDYLITDYSSIPYEFSLLGKPMIFYPFDLEQYEIERGLWGKYEDLVPGPVVFNTEQMVYVIKENKFDLNRVKEFSNIWNKYSEGYSSKNLVDYLCRKLD; encoded by the coding sequence TTGAAACAGAAAATAACCTTTATCGTTTCTTTTAGTCAAAATAGCTTATTTATTTATGAAGAACTAAAAAGAAGGAAGGTCCCCTTAAAGATCGTTTTTTTATGTGAACCATCATGCTATGAAGATGTGAAAGAACGTATAGATGGAGATGCCCTGCTACTAAAAAATCAAAATGTCTTTAAAATGGCGAAAGGTATTTATCATTTAGCCACATCAAAATTTATTATTATTGATAATTATTTTGCATTCTTATCTACTGTGAAATTTAAAGATGAGGCACAGTGTATACAATTATGGCATGCAGCGGGGGCAATTAAAACTTTTGGGTTTAGGGATCATTCAATTAAAAGCCGTACAAATTCTGCTAATAGAAGATTTACTAAGGTTTATCAGCAGTTTCATAAAATAGTCGTAGGTTCTGATTTAATGGCTAGTATTTTTATGGAGGCTTTTAAGTTAACTGAGGATCATATTATACGTACGGGTATTCCTCGTACTGACTTTTTTTATCAAATAAAAGAACAAGAAAAAAGAAAAAAAGAATGGATGCATTCTCATCCCTTTTTAAAAAATAAAAAGGTTATTTTATATGCTCCAACCTTTAGAGATGGAAATGTAAAACATTTTGAAAAAATTTTGGATATCAATTATTTATATCATTCTCTTGGAGAAGAATATGTCATTTTAATTAAACTTCATCCAACTGTACAGGAAAAGCTAGATTTTGACTATGACTTATATAAGGGATTTATATATGATTTTTCTTATTATAAAGATGTAAATGATATTCTGTTAATTACTGATTATTTAATTACTGACTATTCATCAATCCCATATGAGTTTTCATTGTTGGGAAAACCAATGATATTTTATCCTTTCGATTTAGAACAATATGAAATTGAAAGAGGCTTATGGGGAAAATATGAGGACTTGGTCCCTGGACCAGTCGTTTTTAATACAGAACAAATGGTATATGTCATTAAAGAAAATAAATTTGACTTAAATAGAGTCAAAGAGTTTTCAAATATATGGAATAAATATTCTGAAGGCTATTCCAGTAAAAATTTAGTTGATTATCTTTGTAGGAAATTAGATTAA